ACGGACACGGGACACGGGCACGGCACGGACCGTTTATTGTCAGCGATGGATGAGAGCGAGCATTAACCGAGGCGGAGCCCCTCCTACCGCCCTGCCcgcacggggccggggggcacCGCTGCTTTCCCGGGGCTCAGCCGGGACAAGTCCCCACGGAGAACGGCTCCGGGCAGGGCCAGGCGGACCCGCGGGGCCGGTGCCACCAGGGCGATGGTGACATAGTGATGGGCGACAGTACAGGGCAGCTTCTACTTCTCCTTCTTGGTCTCCTCCTGAGGTGCAGCCGCTGGCACGGTGGAGGGCTCCTCAGGCCCCTCTTCCCGCGGCTTGGACTGCTTCTTGGCCTTCTGGTAGAGCTCATTGAGGTTGAACTCCCGGATCACATTCTCCTGTGGTCAAGAGGCAGCATCACCACCACTGGGACCTCATGCTCCCCCTTCTTCCCAGGCATaggctgggcaggggaacaGAGGGCTCGAGGGTCCCACCCACCTCAGAGAAGGTCCAGGACACAGCCCGGCCCTTCTTGTCAATCTGTGGTCGCCTCATGATCTCTGTCCCACCCTGGAAGAGGATGAGGGTGGGCAGCTGCTTGGTGAGAGGTGAGGTGCTGACCTTGTACCTGTGTCAGGATGAGCCAACAGTGACCCTGGGGCAGCCTGAGGGGGCTGGAGGGTCACAGGGACTGCCCCAGAGTGGGCCCTGCTTGCCCAGGCTGTGTTCCCCACACCTGGTGCTGACGTCCGTGTACCGGCCAACATCCACCTTCCCAAACTGGAGTCCTGAACAGTTGTACCTGCGCAGGATGGGGACACATGGCTGTGAGGGACGCAGGGGACCACAAGACCCATTACCCACCAAGATCCCAGTGGGTGTCACTCACTTGAGAGAGAGGTCGGCGAAGATGGGGGCAAAGGACTGGCACTCACTGGACCAGTTGGCAAAGAACTCAACAATCCACGTCACCCGcttgtccctctccagctcctcctgccacaggGGCATGGGGTTAGGGAGTGGTgggcagagccccccaaaacccccagagcTAGGGAGATACTCACATCGATGGTCTTGTCACTGAAGTACTTGATGTATTCAGGGCCCATGTAAAGAGGTGGCTTGCAGGTCATCAGGAACACTGCAATGACAACACCCTGAGTCCCCCAGTGCCAGGAGGGCCAGGCTGGGCCTGGGACAGAGCTCCTCAACCCCAGAGCAGCAAGGGGGAGCCAGAACAAGATGAATCCAGGGCAGGAAGACATCCAGGCTCACCTATGCAGAGTGTGAGGTAGAGCAGCCCCATGCGGATGTCAAGGCGGAAGAACAGGATGGCATTGGCCACTTTGCTGAACATGAAGATATTCCCTATGTGCTGCTCCACAGTGACTGCAATGCAGAGACAGGAATAAGGAATGGTGCCAGATTCCCCCAGAAGGCTGGGGGTAACTTCAGGAAGGGCTGGATCTGGTTCTCCAGACACCACCCCACTCAGCTCCTTGAAGGAAGCCCCAtaagcagccccagccccccaTGTCCCGCTGACTCACTGGAGCGCCGGTTCTTCATCATGACAATGGCACTGAGGAACATGAGGATCTCCACCTCCCTCTGGCACAGAGAAGGGACAGCATGAGCTGCAAGCGTCCGAGACACCTTGGAGCCACACCTAGCttggcctggcacagggacctgTGGCCATgccaggccctgctggccccaaggctgccagagatgagaccctccctccctcccgaAGGAGAACAGCGAGAAGGGCTGTCCCACGGCGATGGGCTCGACCAGTGCCTGGGGGGGCCCTCTCGTGTGTAGGGGAACACTGCAGAGCAACCCCAGGGG
This region of Catharus ustulatus isolate bCatUst1 chromosome 6, bCatUst1.pri.v2, whole genome shotgun sequence genomic DNA includes:
- the TMX2 gene encoding thioredoxin-related transmembrane protein 2, which gives rise to MAVVAPLLALLWGLPGLCRWLAQPYYPLSALLAAAFLIVRKVPPLCRGLPSQREDGNPCDFDWREVEILMFLSAIVMMKNRRSITVEQHIGNIFMFSKVANAILFFRLDIRMGLLYLTLCIVFLMTCKPPLYMGPEYIKYFSDKTIDEELERDKRVTWIVEFFANWSSECQSFAPIFADLSLKYNCSGLQFGKVDVGRYTDVSTRYKVSTSPLTKQLPTLILFQGGTEIMRRPQIDKKGRAVSWTFSEENVIREFNLNELYQKAKKQSKPREEGPEEPSTVPAAAPQEETKKEK